Within Pseudomonas cichorii, the genomic segment CCGGGGATCAGATCATCGAGATCGTATTGATCGAACCTGATGATGGAGCGGCCGGGGCGTAGCCATTCATCGCAATGCCGCACAAGGCGGCATTGCGACGAGAGGCCTTATCAGGCCAGCTTCTTGTGGCGAACACGATGCGGCTGTGCCGCTGCATCACCCAGACGCTTTTTACGATCGGCTTCGTATTCGGTGTAGTTGCCTTCAAAGAAGACCGCTTGCGAATCGTCTTCGTACGCCAGGATGTGGGTTGCCACACGGTCCAGGAACCACCGATCGTGAGAGATCACAATGGCGGCGCCCGGGAAGTCCAGCAGGGCTTCTTCCAGGGAACGCAGGGTTTCAACGTCCAGGTCGTTGGACGGTTCATCGAGCAGCAACACGTTGCCGCCTTCCTTCAAGGTCAGTGCCAGGTGCAAGCGACCGCGCTCACCACCGGAAAGGTCCTTGACGAACTTCTGCTGGTCGCCGCCCTTGAAGTTGAAGCGCCCCACGTAGGTGCGCGACGGGATTTCGTAGTTGCCGATGCGGATCTGATCCGAACCGTCGGAAATCTGCTGGAACACGGTCTTGCTGCCGTCCAGGTCGTCACGGCTCTGATCGACACAGGCCAGTTGCACGGTTTCACCGATTTCGATACTGCCCGAGTCCGGTGTTTCCTTGCCCATCAGCATGCGGAACAGAGTCGACTTACCGGCACCGTTACCACCGATCACGCCGACAATGGCGCCTTTAGGCATGGCAAACGACAGGTTGTCGATCAGCACGCGGTCGCCATAGCCTTTGGAGACGTTCTTGAACTCGATAACCTTGTCACCCAGACGCGGACCGGCGGGAATGTAGATCTCGTTGGTTTCGCTGCGCTTCTGGAATTCCTGCGATTGCATTTCTTCAAAGCGTTGCAGGCGGGCCTTGGACTTGGACTGACGCGCCTTGGCACCTTTGCGAACCCACTCCAGCTCGTCTTTCATGGCTTTTTCATGAGCCGACTGCTGCTTGGATTCCTGGGCCAGACGATCGGACTTGGCTTCCAGCCAGCCCGAATAGTTACCTTCATATGGAATGCCCGCACCGCGGTCGAGCTCCAGAATCCAGCCGGCGACGTTATCCAGGAAGTAACGGTCGTGCGTGATCGCGACCACAGTGCCCGGGAAGTCGTGCAGGAAGTGCTCAAGCCAGGCGACGGAATCGGCATCCAGGTGGTTGGTCGGTTCGTCGAGCAACAGCATGTCCGGTGCGGACAGCAGCAGGCGGCACAAGGCAACACGGCGCTTTTCACCACCGGACAACACGGAAACCTTGGCATCCCAGGCGGGCAGACGCAGCGCATCGGCGGCGACTTCCAGTTGGCGCTCCAGGTTATGGCCATCGCCAGCCTGCAGGATCGCTTCCAGCTTGGCCTGTTCGGCAGCCAGTTTGTCGAAGTCGGCATCCGGCTCGGCGTATTCGGCGTAGACCTGATCCAGGCGGGCCTGAGCGTCTTTGATGACGCTGACCGCTTCCTCGACCACTTCACGAACGGTCTTGTTCGGGTCAAGTTGTGGCTCTTGCGGCAGATAACCCACGTTCAGCTCGGGCATCGGACGTGCTTCGCCGTCGAACTCGGTATCGACGCCAGCCATGATTTTCAACAGCGTGGATTTACCCGAACCGTTGAGACCCAGCACGCCGATCTTGGCGCCCGGGAAGAAGGAAAGGGAGATGTTCTTCAGGATTTCCCGCTTCGGCGGCACAACTTTGCTCAGCCGATGCATGGTAAAGACGTATTGAGCCATGGAATGAAAACCTAGCGTCTGTGAGGGTGACTGATTAAAGCGCGAGCTTTTATTTGTCTCTGCTACTTGCCGCAGTGCCATTCAAAGCCTTGAATGAAACAGACAGAGAACGGACTTCTGCATCCGGGCAAATATAAAGCTGGATCGATGTTTGCAAGCAGTGGATTCACTCTTGCAGGAGTCGGGTTACAACGCGCATCGGGCAAAGCTACCCGAATGCGGCCTGTAGGGCAAACGATCCGGCCCCACAGGGCTGGCACTTCGCTACAACTCAGGGCATGCTAGCCGCCCTTTGGGCGTCGGGCTTTAATTGCATAACGCACTCGCTGCTTCAGTCCAGTAGTCAGGAACAACGATTTGCCTACACCAACGCCCTCCACGCCATCAGAAACAGCCAAAAGCACAACCGTTGTGCCTTTGCGTAGTTCCTTGAAAGGGCTACTGGCAGCGCTGGTTCTACTGATGCTTGCACTGCTGTTGTGGCAACTGCTCGAGCAGTTTCACCAGACACAGGAGCGCCAGCGTCAGCGCAGTCTCGACTACAGTACGCAACTCGCAGACCGCTTGAGCCTCAACATGGCCCTGAGCGCGCAGATCACCATGAACCTGCTGGATGAAGGAACGCCATCCAGAAGCGAAATCGCTCCTCAGAAACATCCCCTGCAAAGGCTGCGAGAAACCGTACCGTCCTTGCGCAGCGTGGCATGGCTCAGTCCTCAGGGTGATGTGATCCGCGACAGCGCCGAAACCACACTGGACGGTGCATTTCTCAAGAGCGCGCTCCAGCAGGCAGTGGGTCGGCCTTATTACTACACCAGTTCCGAAGATGGCCTGCAGATCTACATGTTCGTGCATCAGGCCGACGGCCTCGGCGGCGCCTACTGGGCCGTACGCATGGCGCCGGATGCCCTCAAGGCACTGATACAGCAACCCAGCCAGGACTTTCAGCATCTGTGGCGGCTCGAAAGCCGCCTGACCCAGCGGGTCATCCTGCGCGACGCATCGATGCAGACCGATTCCGGGCAGGCAGAAAGCGTGCTGCTGCAACCCTTGAGCAACAGCGACTGGCAACTGCACGGCCTGTTCGATGCCCACAAGGCACGTCAGGAACTGATTGCGCCCCTGATCGTGAAATGCGTGGTCGGCCTGCTGTTTTCACTCCTGCCCCTGGCCGCCATTCTCAGCATGCGTCGCCGCCAGCGCCAACTGCTGAAAAGTCGCCGCCGTTATCAGGACATTTTCGAAGGCGCAGGCGTTGCCATCTGCGTACTGGACATGTCCGACCTGCCTGAGCAGCTCGAAACCTTCCAGATCCGAACCACAGAAGACTTCGATCACTTTATCGAGACACAACCGGTGCTGCTGAAGCGACTGCTGCAGCAGATACGCATCACAGAGGTCAATCAGGTTGCCCTGAGCCTGTTGAATATCAAGTGCGGCGATGAAGCCTGGCAGCAACTGATAGAAGGCGAATCGCGCAAGCGGCCCGGCATCGGCACCCAGGTGATTCAGGCGGTTCTGAACCGACAGCAACGACTCGAACTGGAAATCCGCCTCACCCGTGAGTCCGGCCAGGACCAGCATCTATGGCTGGTATTGCGCTTGCCTGAAACCCGGTCCGACCATGACGCTGTCATCCTGAGCATCGGCGACATCACCAGCCGCAAGCAGATCGAACTGTCATTGCAGGAGCGCGAGCGCTTCTGGTCGGATGTGGTCCGCACCGTGCCCGATCACCTGTATGTCCAGGACGTGCTCAGCCAGCGCATGATCTACAGCAACCACCATCTGGGGCAGACGCTGGGCTACAGCAAGAGCGAACTGCACGCCATGGGCGAGTTTTTCTGGGAAATCCTGCTGCACCCCGAGGATGCCCAGAGCTATCAGGACATGCGCCTGCGCCAACGCCATCACGGGCACAACGAACTGCTGCAATGTGCCCTGCGCTTTCGTCACAAGGACACTACCTGGCGTTGCTTCGATATCCGCGAACAAGCCCTGACCCGGGACAAGGAAGATCTGGTCACCCGCATCATCGGCGTCGCCAAGGACATCACACGCCAGGTCGAGGCCAGTCAGTCCTTGCGCGACAGCGAGCAGCGCTACCGGATGCTCGCCGAAAGCATCAGTGATGTGATCTTCTCTACCGACAGGCTGCTGGAAGTCAACTATGTCAGCCCCTCGGTGCAAAGCGTTCTGGGCTACGAAGCCGACTGGGTTATCCAGAACGGCTGGGGCTCCACCGTTGCCAACCCGCAGCAGCTATCAGGCTTCTACAACCTGATAGCGCGCATCAAGCGGGTGCTCGACAACCCTCAGGAACTGGCGAAGCTGCGCAGCGCTGTTCCCACCCAGCTGTACCTGTTCGATTGCCTGCGTGCCGATGGCCGCAAGATCCCGGTAGAGCTGCGACTGGTTCTGGTCTGGGATGAGCACGGAACATTCGAAGGCATACTGGGCGTGGGCCGCGATATCAGCACCCAGCGTCGCGCCGAAAAAGACCTGCGAATGGCAGCTACGGTTTTCGAGCACTCGACGTCCGCGATCCTGATTACCGACCCGGCGGGTTATATCGTCCAGGCCAACGACGCCTTCACTCGGGTCAGCGGCTATGACGTGTCACAAGTGCTCGATCAATTACCGAACATGCTTACCGTGGATCGAGAGCAGGAAGCCCACCTGCGCTACATCCTCAAACAACTGAACCAGCGCGGCACCTGGGAAGGCGAAGTCTGGCTCAAGCGTCGCAATGGCGAGCATTACCCGGCCTGGGTCGGCATCACGGCCGTGGTGGATGATGAAGGCGACCTGGCCAGCTATGTGTGCTTCTTCAGCGATATCAGCGAGCGCAAGGCCAGCGAACAGCGCATTTACCGCCTGGCCTATTACGACGCCCTGACCCACCTGCCCAACCGCACACTGTTCCAGGACCGCCTGCATTCGGCCCTGCAACATGCAGAAAGACAGCAGGCCTGGGTGGTTCTCATGTTCCTGGACCTGGATCGCTTCAAGCCGATCAACGACTCCCTGGGCCACGCCGCCGGCGACCGCATGCTCAAGGAAATGGCCACCCGGCTGCTGGCCTGTGTCGCCGACGATGACACGGTCGCGCGCATGGGCGGCGATGAGTTCACCCTGCTGCTGCAACCGGGAGCCACCCGCGAGATCGCGCTCAATCGTGCGATCCACGTGGCCGAGCAGATCCTCAACAGCCTGATCACGCCTTTCGTGCTGGAAGGCCGTGAGTTCTTCGTGACCGCCAGTATCGGCATCGCCCTGAGCCCGCAGGACGGCAACGAACTGAGCCAGTTGATGAAGAACGCCGACACCGCGATGTACCACGCCAAGGAGCGCGGCAAGAACAACTTCCAGTTCTACCAGACCGACATGAACGCCACCGCCCTGGAACGTCTGGAGCTGGAAAGCGACCTGCGCCATGCCCTGGAGCAGCAAGAGTTCACGATCTACTACCAGCCTCAGTTCAGCGGCGACGGCAAACGCCTGACCGGCGCCGAAGCCCTGCTGCGCTGGCGGCATCCACGCCGCGGCCTGGTGCCGCCCAGCGAGTTCATCCCGGTTCTGGAAGAACTCGGTCTGGTGGTGGAAGTCGGGGACTGGGTACTGGCCGAAGCCTGTCGTCAGCTCAAGAGCTGGCATCAGGCAAAAGTGCGGGTCCCCAAGGTATCGGTGAATATTTCCGCAAGACAGTTTTCGGACGGCCAGCTCGGCAAGCGTATCGCCCGGATGCTGGGCGAAACCGGTCTGCCACCGGCTTGCCTGGAGCTGGAACTGACCGAAAGTATCCTGATGCGCGAAGTCAGCGAAGCCATGCAAATGCTCGACGGCCTGAAGAATCTTGGCCTGAGCATCGCGGTCGATGACTTCGGCACCGGCTATTCATCGTTGAACTACCTCAAGCAGTTCCCGATTGACGTACTGAAAATCGACCGCACCTTCGTCGATGGCCTGCCATCGGGCGAACAGGACGCACAGATTGCCCGCGCCATCATCGCCATGGCTCACAGCCTGAACCTTGCGGTCATCGCCGAAGGCGTCGAAACCCACGAACAGCTGGAGTTCCTACGCGAACACGGCTGCGACGAAGTCCAGGGCTACCTCTTCGGCCGCCCGATGCCGGCTTCGCAGTTCGAGGCGCAGTTCAGCAATGATGCGTTGTTCATGTTCGACTAGGTCGAACAGAAACAAAGCGGCAAGCTGCAAGTTGGGAGTTTCAAGCAAAAGCAGATTTTTTCCGAACGCTACGACCCCGCTCTTGCTTGTAGCTTGCCGCTTGTAACTTGCAGCTTCCCCTCCTACTTGCCTTCTGCTCATCCACCAAATGAGCCCCTTTCATATGCCAGATAAAACGCGATGGGGTAGAATGCTCCCCTTTTCCGCTCCAACCCCTCGAGGACTGCCATGTTCAGCCGTGATTTGACTCTCGCGAAGTACGACTCCGATCTTTTTGCCGCCATGGAGCAAGAAGCCCTGCGCCAGGAAGAGCACATCGAACTGATTGCCTCGGAAAACTACACCAGCCCGGCTGTCATGGAGGCTCAGGGCTCGGTCCTGACCAACAAGTACGCCGAAGGCTATCCGGGCAAGCGCTACTACGGTGGCTGCGAGTACGTCGACGTCGTTGAACAACTGGCCATCGACCGCGCCAAGGAACTGTTCGGCGCTGATTACGCCAACGTACAGCCACACGCCGGTTCCCAGGCAAACTCCGCTGTTTACCTGGCTCTGCTGCAAGGCGGCGACACCATTCTGGGCATGAGCCTGGCTCATGGCGGTCACCTGACCCACGGCGCCAGCGTCAGCTCCTCGGGCAAACTGTACAACGCTGTTCAATACGGCATCGACGCCAATGGCATGATCGACTACGACGAAGTCGAGCGTCTGACCGTCGAGCACAAGCCAAAAATGATCGTGGCCGGTTTCTCTGCCTACTCGCAGGTTCTGGACTTCGCCCGTTTCCGCGAAATCGCTGACAAGGTCGGTGCTTACCTGTTCGTCGACATGGCCCACGTAGCCGGTCTGGTTGCCGCGGGTGTCTACCCGAACCCGGTTCCATTCGCTGACGTGGTCACCACCACGACCCACAAGACCCTGCGCGGTCCACGTGGCGGCCTGATCCTGGCTCGCGCCAATGCCGACATCGAGAAGAAGCTGAACTCGGCAGTATTCCCTGGCGCACAGGGCGGCCCGCTGGAGCACGTCATCGCGGCCAAGGCTGTCTGCTTCAAGGAAGCACTGCAACCGGAGTTCAAGGCCTACCAGCAACAAGTGGTCAAGAACGCCAAGGCCATGGCTGGCGTGTTCATCGAGCGCGGTTTCGACGTGGTTTCCGGCGGTACTGAAAACCACCTGTTCCTGCTGTCCCTGATCAAACAGGACATCTCCGGTAAAGACGCAGACGCTGCCCTGGGCCGCGCCTTCATCACCGTGAACAAGAACTCCGTCCCGAACGACCCACGCTCCCCGTTCGTCACCTCCGGCCTGCGCTTCGGCACCCCGGCAGTGACAACTCGCGGCTTCAAGGAAGCAGAGTGCAAGGAACTGGCTGGCTGGATCTGCGACATCCTGGCTGACCTGAACAACGAAGCGGTGATCGACGCCGTTCGCGAGAAGGTCAAAGCCATCTGCGCCAAGCTGCCGGTTTACGGCGCTTGATAGCGTAGTTGCTGACTGTATGAAAGAGCCCGGCTTTTGAGCCGGGCTTTTTATTTATGAGGAGACCTTCACGCGACCCTGCGTGTAAATACCCCATGCCAGAATTGCAAGCACGATACAGACAAGCGTGAATGGCCCTGGCTGGCCCGAGGGTAAAACACTGGCTATCAACCCACAGCAGGCAGCCATCGCCTGATGGATAAAACCGGTCAATGCCATGGCATAGGGACCGCTGACGGATGCGCTCTGATTGGCAAGGGATTGGCACAGCGGATAAACGATGCCCTGACCGACAAGCAGCAAACAGTAAGGTAGCCATAAAGAAGAAGCAGCCGCCGGAAACAAGAACTGCCCCGCCCCCATAAGCAAAGCCCCCGATGCCAGAAGCTTCAACCCAAACATCAGGCTCTGATCCTCGCTGCGCTTTGAAAGCAGCCAACTGACCGACAAAGCGCCAAGCATATAGGCACCGCTGACTGGCCACCCAATCCAGCCATACTCCATGGAAGTCCAGTTGAAGTGAAGCTGAAAGAGCGCTGGGGCACTGGCTCCAAAAAGAATAATCACGCCATAGCCCAAGCCACCCGCCAATACTGGCCGCATGAATTGAACATCTCGAATGAGGGTGCCGTATATTTTTCGACCTGGGCTTGAGGCCCGACGATCAGGCATTCCACTCGGGGCGTATCGCATAACAGGAAAAATCAATAAAAAGCCCAAAGCTGCACTTGTGAAAAAAACGGCCCGCCAGCCCCAGGCTGTATGTATCAACGCACCTGCAACTTGCGCCAAACCCAGCGATATCACAAAGCAGATCGACAGCCAGCTCAGAGCCTTTGCCAAATGCTGCGCACTGAAATTATCGCGTAACAACACACGAGCCATGACCGAAATACCTCCGGCAGCCGCTCCTTGAACAGTGCGACAGATAATGAACATGGCAGTGTCGGCCGATAGCGCAACCCCCAGGCTGCTGATAGAAAACAGCAAAAGCGCCCAGATCATCGTTGCCCTGCCCCCCAGCAAGGCCGCCACTCTGCCCCACAGCAACATCGGCAACCCCATCCCCGCCAGAAATGCCGAAAGTGTCAGCGCCGAAAAACCGGGGCTGGCATGAAAACTTTCGGCAATTGAGGGCAAGGACGGAAGATAGAGCGTTATACCTGACTGTGCCGTCAACACGGCCATACATGAGATAACGATATGGCTGTCGATTTTCATGGTTTAAGGTAGTTGATACTGGGCTGTGTGGGAGGCGAGTTCTGTTGTGCCAAGAAAACGTTTCACCCGTGCGCAAAACTCATCAATAAGGCCAGCGGACATATCTGCTCTGAACGTGATTCTTATCGCAGGCTTATTTTGTGCTACTACTGGAAAAAACACAGCAGAAGTAAAAAATCCATTATTGGAGAGTTCGGCAGCAATATGATTTGCAACATTGGCACCAGGGCAACGTATCAGCCTGATCGGCGAATAGCTTCCTATTTGATCTGTAACAATCAGTGAATCAAAGCGTTGGATATTGCGCTGCAGCTTTTTTTGCAACTCATCAATCTCACCTGTGCGATGCAAGGCTATCGAAGCTCTTCCTGCACCGATAGCGGCAGCATTAAGACTCTGAGACCAGTTGCTGGGGCCGCCGTACCGGTAGATCAGTTTTTTCTGCTGCTCACTACCCAGCATGGCCATTCCACCTCCAGCGCCAAAAGCCTTTCCGAGAGACGCCACGACAATAGTGCTGTCATCCTGGCAGGGTAGCCATGATCTCACATGGCCCATTCCATTTGCTCCCAAAGCCGTGATGGCATGAGAGTCGTCGAGATACAGAAACATCCCATATTTCTCTTTCAGATAGATGAGGCTTTCCATATCCGCAACACCTCCCATGCTGTAGACACCATCAGCAACATAAGCAATCTTTTTGTGAGATTTACATAATGTCTCGAGTTGATCCATGTCGTTGTGATTCAGTGTCATGACATCCGTTTCGTCTGCGCATGCTGCCTTTATATGGTTCATTGAGTAATGCGCATGCTTGTCGAAAATCATGGTGGGAGCCATCCCATTCGTAAAAACTCCAGAGGCTAACAAAGGCAATATTCCAGCGCTGGCGGCACTGCACGACAGGGTGACATGACAATACGCACTAAAGCCATAGAGTTTTTGGTGATGGGTAGCACCAAAAGAAACGAAAGCCTGAAATCGTACTTTCGGTGATTGAACGGTCATTTTTGCAACGCTGCTTATTAATGTATGTAGGAGACTTCTGAGCAAAAGCAGTGTCGCAGTGTTTTTCCTGTAAGAAAGCTCTTTATTGAATTCGCAGGGGATCAGCTACGCACCAAACGAATTGGCCTCCACTACCTGGCTTTTTAAGCCTAATCCTTATCCTTTCAAAAAAACCTACAGGAGATATAACTCTCAGCCATTTCTCATAACCTTCACAGAAACGCCCTGCATAAACACCAAGGTCATATGCGCAAGGATGCATGCCTCGCATTCTTGAGGCTGACCATGACTCCCGTTTCTATCACAGGCCAACAGTGCCCCTGCAACGTCAACATGGAGTCGACTTTAAACACCCGAGAAACCACTCAACTTATGGCACTACCTAGCGCATGAAAAAACACCTCCTGACACTCATACGGCTCTTAACCGCTTGGGTATCGAAACCCGGCTTGAGGCGGAAGAGAAATTCAATTCCTGTTGGAATGAGTGATATCTACTCTCACAAAACGAAACGCAATATCATGATTTAAATAAAATTCCCGCAGGAGCAATCAGAGGGTGCTCCGCTTATTCGCGAGAAGTCCGTACATCCGAAGAAAATGTATCCCCTTCAATGACTTCTCGCGGATAAATCCGCTCCTACGAAATCAGGTCGCTGGCTCACACATTAGTGTTACCCCCCACCATCTCGCCAAACGCCGCCCGAATCTTCTCTTCCGGCAATTCATCGGCAATGAACACGATCACGCTTTCGCGTTTTTCGTCTTCTGCCCATTCGGTATCCCAGTCAAAGCCATAGAGCTTCAGCACGCCCTGGAACACCATGCGCCGTGGCTCGCCTGCGATATTGAGTACGCCTTTGTAGCGCAGCAGTTGTTTGCCGTGGTCTTCGAGCAGTTCGTTCATGAACTCGCTGAGCTTGTCGATATCCAGCGGTTTTTCACTGCGCAGCACCAGGCTTGAGATGCGGTCGGCGGATGCGCCAGCCGGGGCAAGCGGGCGCAGGGTGACGCCGCCACCGAGGTCGGCGTTGAGGTTGAAGCCTCTGACATCCAGCAATTCGGCCAAATCGATCTTGCCGTGCTCAACGATACGAATCGGCGCGCGCCGGTTGATACGGGTCAGGCGGGACGAGAGAGCCTGGAAGGCTTCTTCGTCCACCAGATCGCGCTTGCTCACCAGCAAACGGTCGGCAAAGCCGATTTGTGCCTGGGCGATGGTCTGGGCCAGGTGGGTGTCGGCATGGGCAGCATCCACCAGCGTGATGATGCCGTCGAGGATGTAGCGCTCGCGCAGCTCTTCATCGATGAAGAAGGTTTGCGCAACGGGAGCCGGATCGGCAAGGCCGGTGCATTCGATCACCAGTCGGTCAAAGGCGATTTCACCGCTGTCCAGTCGCTCCAGCAGCAGGTACAGGGCTTTGGTCAGGTCGGTGTGGATGGTGCAGCAGACGCAGCCGTTGGACAGCGTCATGATTTGCACGGGGTCTGTGCCAAGCAACTGGCTATCAATGCCGGCATCACTGAATTCGTTTTCGATGACCGCGATTTTCAGGCCGTGTTCGGCCTTGAGCAAATGACGCAGCAGAGTGGTCTTGCCTGCTCCCAGAAAGCCGGTCAATACGGTGACGGGGATGGGTTGCGCAACAGTCATGTGTACTCCAGCAGTTCAATATGTACAGATGCTCTATAAAAACGACAACGCCACAGGTGTTGGCCTGTGGCGCGTCGATTCAAACGATAACGCAGATCAGAGGATCAGCAACACTTGGGACCACCCTTGCCGCCGTAACGAGCTTCCTGGCGTTCGCGAAAGAACTCCTCGTAGCTCATCAACGGCTTGTCCGGGTGCTTGGTCTGCATGTGCTCGACATAGGTGTCGTAGTCCGGCATGCCCACCATCAGGCGTGCGGCCTGACCGAGGTATTTCCCGAGGCGACTCAGGTCATTGAACATGGGCTGATCCTCTCTTCATGACCGTTATCACACCTGCGATCCCGGAGGCATGGCCTGGTAGGGCATTTCCTTGTCGCTGCGCTCTTTCTTGATCCACGCCGCACGGCCGACTTTCAGCGCGTAGAACAGGATGCTGGACACGACGAACAGGAACAGGATGGTCAGACCGGCGTTGGTGTAAGCGTTGAAGATCACGTGCTGCATCTGGTCCATGTTCTTGGCCGGAGCCAGGATCTGGCCAGCATCCGCTGCGGTGCTGTACTTCTTGGCCAGGGCCAGGAAACCAACGGCAGGGTTGGAGTCGAACAGCTTGATCAGGCTCGCGGTCACGGTGCAGATCAGCAGCCAGGACGCAGGCAGCAAGGTCACCCAGACGTAGCGCTGACGCTTCATCTTGATCAGCACCACACTGGCAAGCATCAGGGCGATACCGGCGAGCATCTGGTTGGAGATACCGAACAGCGGCCACAAGGTATTGATGCCACCCAGTGGGTCGATCACGCCTTGATACAGCAGGTATCCCCAAAGCGCGACGCAACCACCGGTACCGATGGCGTTTGCAACCCAGGACTCGGTGCGCTTAAGAGCAGGTACGAAGCTGCCCAGCAGGTCTTGAAGCATGAAGCGACCGGCACGGGTACCGGCGTCGACAGCGGTCAGGATGAACAGGGCTTCAAACAGAATCGCGAAGTGGTACCAGAACGCCATGGTGTTTTCACCCGGCAGGACCTGGTGCAGGATCTGCGCGATACCGACTGCCAGGGTTGGAGCACCACCGGCACGGGCCAGGATGGTGTGCTCGCCGATGTCATTGGCCACGGCAGTCAGTTGCTCGGGCGTAATGGTAAAGCCCCAGTTGCTGACGGTTTGCGCCACAGTCACCACATCACTGCCCACAATCGCAGGCGGGCTGTTCATGGCGAAGTACACACCCGGCTCGATCACCGAAGCGGCGACCATGGCCATGATGGCGACGAAGGACTCCATGAGCATGCCACCGTAACCGATGTAGCGGGCGTTCTTTTCGTTATCCAGCAGTTTGGGCGTGGTACCCGAGGAAATCAGTGCATGGAAGCCCGACACCGCACCACACGCAATGGTGATGAACAGGAACGGGAACAGCGCGCCTTTCCAGACCGGACCCGTACCGTCGGTGAACTGGGTCAGGGCCGGCATTTTCAGTTCGGGAGCCAGAATCAGAATGCCGATGGCCAGCGCAACGATGGTGCCGATTTTCAGGAAGGTAGAGAGATAGTCACGCGGTGCGAGCAGCAGCCATACCGGCAGCATTGCCGCAACGAAGCCATAGCCCACCAGCATCCAGGTGATCTGCACACCAGTGAAGGTAAACATCGGGCCCCAGACCGGATCCGCAGCCACCGCGCCGCCTACCCAGATGGAAAGCAGCAGCAGAAC encodes:
- a CDS encoding aminotransferase class I/II-fold pyridoxal phosphate-dependent enzyme; the protein is MTVQSPKVRFQAFVSFGATHHQKLYGFSAYCHVTLSCSAASAGILPLLASGVFTNGMAPTMIFDKHAHYSMNHIKAACADETDVMTLNHNDMDQLETLCKSHKKIAYVADGVYSMGGVADMESLIYLKEKYGMFLYLDDSHAITALGANGMGHVRSWLPCQDDSTIVVASLGKAFGAGGGMAMLGSEQQKKLIYRYGGPSNWSQSLNAAAIGAGRASIALHRTGEIDELQKKLQRNIQRFDSLIVTDQIGSYSPIRLIRCPGANVANHIAAELSNNGFFTSAVFFPVVAQNKPAIRITFRADMSAGLIDEFCARVKRFLGTTELASHTAQYQLP
- a CDS encoding carbon starvation CstA family protein; the protein is MKNNNSLMRHVPWLLLAIIGACALGVVALRRGEAINALWIVVAAVAIYLVAYRYYSLFIANHVMQLDPLRATPAVVNNDGLDYVPTNKHILFGHHFAAIAGAGPLVGPVLAAQMGYLPGTLWLIAGVVLAGAVQDFMILFLSTRRNGRSLGDIVREEMGRIPGTIALFGCFLIMIIILAVLALIVVKALAESPWGMFTVMATIPIAMFMGVYMRYIRPGRIGEISIIGVVLLLLSIWVGGAVAADPVWGPMFTFTGVQITWMLVGYGFVAAMLPVWLLLAPRDYLSTFLKIGTIVALAIGILILAPELKMPALTQFTDGTGPVWKGALFPFLFITIACGAVSGFHALISSGTTPKLLDNEKNARYIGYGGMLMESFVAIMAMVAASVIEPGVYFAMNSPPAIVGSDVVTVAQTVSNWGFTITPEQLTAVANDIGEHTILARAGGAPTLAVGIAQILHQVLPGENTMAFWYHFAILFEALFILTAVDAGTRAGRFMLQDLLGSFVPALKRTESWVANAIGTGGCVALWGYLLYQGVIDPLGGINTLWPLFGISNQMLAGIALMLASVVLIKMKRQRYVWVTLLPASWLLICTVTASLIKLFDSNPAVGFLALAKKYSTAADAGQILAPAKNMDQMQHVIFNAYTNAGLTILFLFVVSSILFYALKVGRAAWIKKERSDKEMPYQAMPPGSQV
- a CDS encoding YbdD/YjiX family protein, with amino-acid sequence MFNDLSRLGKYLGQAARLMVGMPDYDTYVEHMQTKHPDKPLMSYEEFFRERQEARYGGKGGPKCC
- the yjiA gene encoding GTPase codes for the protein MTVAQPIPVTVLTGFLGAGKTTLLRHLLKAEHGLKIAVIENEFSDAGIDSQLLGTDPVQIMTLSNGCVCCTIHTDLTKALYLLLERLDSGEIAFDRLVIECTGLADPAPVAQTFFIDEELRERYILDGIITLVDAAHADTHLAQTIAQAQIGFADRLLVSKRDLVDEEAFQALSSRLTRINRRAPIRIVEHGKIDLAELLDVRGFNLNADLGGGVTLRPLAPAGASADRISSLVLRSEKPLDIDKLSEFMNELLEDHGKQLLRYKGVLNIAGEPRRMVFQGVLKLYGFDWDTEWAEDEKRESVIVFIADELPEEKIRAAFGEMVGGNTNV